The Gloeobacter morelensis MG652769 genome contains the following window.
ATGGACATGGCCAAGGGCATCGAACCGGACGAGTGCTTCTACATCCAGAACCATGCGGCGATGATCGGCAAACGGCGCATCGACTTGACGAGCGATCCGCCCCCCGACCTCGCCATCGAGGTAGACGTCACTTCCAAGACGCAACTCGAAGTGTATCGGGCGTTGGGTGTGCCGGAACTGTGGAGGTACGAAGCCGGTCGGTTGCGCATCGATATTCTGCAGTCGGGCTGGTACGTCGAATCACCCATCAGTCCAACCTTTCCGGACCTGCCCCTGGTGGAGATTTTGCCCGGCTTCGTCAAAATGGCCGCCACGGCGGGAACGCGACCCGCGCTTAAAGCTTTCAGGCAATGGGTAAAGGAGCACCTTCAAAAATGACCTACCGCAAGAAACTGATCG
Protein-coding sequences here:
- a CDS encoding Uma2 family endonuclease → MTVTLQLEQLSIFPGQRIVLRDVSWQQFEAILKELGDRRASRLVYDDGILEIRMPLPEHERSKILLSDLVKNLLEALDIDFEPFGSSTFKRMDMAKGIEPDECFYIQNHAAMIGKRRIDLTSDPPPDLAIEVDVTSKTQLEVYRALGVPELWRYEAGRLRIDILQSGWYVESPISPTFPDLPLVEILPGFVKMAATAGTRPALKAFRQWVKEHLQK